A genomic region of Ensifer adhaerens contains the following coding sequences:
- a CDS encoding ABC transporter ATP-binding protein, with protein sequence MQNVSVSVKDLSLNFGAVTVLDTLNLDIKDGEFLVLLGSSGCGKSTLLNCIAGLLDVSDGQIFIKNKNVTWEEPKDRGIGMVFQSYALYPQMSVEKNLSFGLQVAKVPKEEIDKRVRRAAEILQIQPLLKRKPSELSGGQRQRVAIGRALVRDVDVFLFDEPLSNLDAKLRSELRVEIKRLHQSLKNTMIYVTHDQIEALTLADRIAVMKSGVIQQLADPMTIYNAPENLFVAGFIGSPSMNFFRGELQLRDQRAYVHANGVDFDVSAYPSRAPFVNGQKVVLGLRPEHVRVDEAASGAAASHRAVVDIEEPMGADNLLWLKLAGQSMSVRIAGQRRYAPGTAVTLSFDMAVASIFDATSENRL encoded by the coding sequence ATGCAAAACGTCAGCGTATCGGTAAAAGACCTGTCGTTGAACTTCGGTGCCGTCACTGTGCTCGACACGCTCAACCTCGACATCAAGGACGGCGAGTTCCTGGTGCTGCTCGGCTCGTCCGGCTGCGGCAAGTCGACCCTGCTCAACTGCATCGCCGGCCTGCTCGACGTCAGCGACGGGCAGATCTTCATCAAGAACAAGAACGTCACCTGGGAGGAGCCGAAGGACCGCGGCATCGGCATGGTGTTCCAGTCCTACGCGCTCTATCCGCAGATGTCGGTGGAGAAGAACCTTTCGTTCGGCCTGCAGGTCGCGAAAGTGCCGAAGGAGGAGATCGACAAGCGCGTGCGGCGTGCTGCCGAAATCCTGCAGATCCAGCCGCTCCTGAAGCGCAAGCCTTCCGAGCTCTCGGGCGGCCAGCGCCAGCGTGTGGCGATCGGCCGGGCGCTGGTGCGCGATGTCGACGTGTTCCTGTTCGACGAGCCGCTCTCCAACCTCGACGCCAAGTTGCGCTCGGAGCTGCGCGTCGAGATCAAGCGGCTGCACCAGTCGCTGAAGAACACGATGATCTACGTCACCCACGACCAGATCGAGGCGCTGACGCTGGCCGACCGTATCGCGGTCATGAAAAGTGGCGTGATCCAGCAGCTTGCCGATCCGATGACGATCTACAACGCGCCGGAAAACCTGTTCGTCGCCGGCTTCATCGGCTCGCCGTCGATGAACTTCTTCCGTGGCGAACTGCAGCTTCGCGACCAGCGCGCCTATGTTCACGCCAACGGCGTCGATTTCGACGTGTCGGCCTATCCGTCGCGCGCACCGTTCGTCAACGGGCAGAAGGTGGTGCTGGGCCTGCGCCCCGAACATGTGCGCGTCGACGAGGCGGCAAGCGGGGCGGCAGCCTCGCACCGGGCGGTGGTCGACATCGAGGAGCCGATGGGTGCCGACAACCTGTTGTGGCTGAAGCTTGCAGGTCAATCGATGTCGGTGCGCATCGCCGGCCAGCGCCGCTATGCGCCGGGCACGGCGGTGACGCTTTCCTTCGACATGGCGGTCGCTTCGATCTTCGACGCGACAAGCGAGAACCGACTCTAG